The genomic stretch TACCGTTGAAAGCTTGCGCTTCAAGTAATTCATTCCTTTTAAACTCAATTTTTACTCCTTTCGAATTTGGCGCGAGAAAAAATGTACAGTGACGGCTTGAACCTCGGCCGCGAGAGCGGAGGGGGTCCCATGCCCCCACTTAAAAAACTTTTAAAACTGAATCAAAAAATTATTTTGAAACATAATTTAACCAGTTGATGCTTTGCGGCAAGTTGCGATTGCCAATCACATTCGTTCCTTTTCCTTTGCTTGGCTCATCATTGTAAAGCTTGTCAGACTTCTGTCTGTTACATTGCCAATGCGCAAGCTGCAGGTTGTCAATGTCAGATGGATGACCACCTTTCGCAACCGGAATGATGTGATCAATGACTGGCGATAATGGGTGCGGATACTTTAATGACTTATCCACTGGCTTGCCACAAATACCACAAACGTTTCTAGTCTTTAATATTACTTTCTTATTCTTCTCGAATGCGACGCGGTGGGGGCCGTGTCTATCAGGGCGGGTATCTTTTGCCATGGGGGTATCCTCCAAAAAAGGGGCGGGGTATTTGACTACCTCGTCCCTCATTTCTTGATGATACTATAATAACACGTTGAAACTGCAGTGCACTGTCTCATTATGTTTTATTATGCCTTGATATGACTGCTTATGTCAGCACTTTCAAGGTCCTTTTGCGCTGCTTTTTTTAATCTGAAATAAGTACGCTCGCTAATTCCCATCTCATCCATCACTTCATACATCGACATCTTATCAATATATACAAGACTTAAAATAGTTCTGCTTGCAGTATCTTCTAGATTGTCAATCATATCTTGCAGTTCTCTGCGCTTTTGAAT from Streptococcus ruminicola encodes the following:
- a CDS encoding HNH endonuclease; amino-acid sequence: MAKDTRPDRHGPHRVAFEKNKKVILKTRNVCGICGKPVDKSLKYPHPLSPVIDHIIPVAKGGHPSDIDNLQLAHWQCNRQKSDKLYNDEPSKGKGTNVIGNRNLPQSINWLNYVSK